DNA from Balaenoptera ricei isolate mBalRic1 chromosome 6, mBalRic1.hap2, whole genome shotgun sequence:
CCACCCGGTGCTTCCTCTGAAGGACCTAGGTTGGGAATGAACCCAGGAGGATATCGTCAGTACCTTGGCGGGGTCGGGGCAAGGTTAGGTTTGGGTGAGGCCCAGGCCCAAATCAGAATGTTACCTGGATAGTTCTGTTCTGCGGCTGTCAGATGGCTCACCGTCCCAGGCACAAGTTTGGCTCTAAAATGAAAGGGTGGTTGTGTGACGGGTTCCAGGCATCCCCTCATGGCACCCCATGCCCCCAGGTTTCCACCAGATCGCCCTGAACAAGGTGGCCGTGCTGCTgctggctggtgggcagggcacTCGCCTGGGCGTGACCTACCCCAAGGGCATGTATCAGGTGGGGCTGCCCAGCCAGAAGACCCTGTATCAGCTGCAGGCAGAACGGATTCGGCGGGTGGAGCAGCTGGCTGGCGAGCGCTATGGGACCCGCTGCACCGTGCCCTGGTGTGCCCTCCTGCGTTACCTTGGCCCCAGAGTGATCCCCCCCGTGTAGCCCTAGTCCTGCTCCACACCAAGACTTGAACCCCAACCCCAGCACAGCCCCGGACAGAGCCCAGCATCCACCCAGGCGGAGGCCTGACCACTGCCCTAAGGCTGCACCCTGATGTCAGCCCATCTACCAGAGGGGCCAGGCCCTCCGAAAGCCTGGCTCAGGCTTGCCTCCCCTTGCAGGTACATCATGACCAGTGAGTTCACGCTGGGGCCCACAGCCAAGTTCTTCAAGGAGCATGACTTCTTTCACTTGGACCCCAACAACGTGGTCATGTTTGAACAGCGCNNNNNNNNNNNNNNNNNNNNNNNNNNNNNNNNNNNNNNNNNNNNNNNNNNNNNNNNNNNNNNNNNNNNNNNNNNNNNNNNNNNNNNNNNNNNNNNNNNNNNNNNNNNNNNNNNNNNNNNNNNNNNNNNNNNNNNNNNNNNNNNNNNNNNNNNNNNNNNNNNNNNNNNNNNNNNNNNNNNNNNNNNNNNNNNNNNNNNNNNATGCTGCCTGCTGTGACCTTCGATGGCAGGGCCATCCTGGAGCGGAAAGACAAGGTTGCCATGGCGCCAGGTACACCCCATCCCTGAGGCAGGGAGGGTCCGCCTGGCCTAGAATGTGGAGCTAGCTAGGGGTCAGGATGCCTGGGACAGACGCCAAAATATGCTGCCCAGAGGCCGCATGGTCCTGAGCCAGTggccttccctctctgggccttgattCCCATGTGTCATGTGGAACAGCCACAGGGCTATTTGGATGGCGACAGAGAGCGGCCTCAGGCACAAGGTCCAGCCCCGGGGTATCTCGCCTGCCTCTGGCGCGCCCTCAACTAGCTGGCTGAGGCCGGCAGGAGCCCTTCCAAGaccctttgctttctctctctgcagATGGCAACGGGGGCCTGTACTGCGCGCTGGCGGACCACCAGGTATTAGAGGACATGGAGCGGCGCGGAGTAGAGTTTGTGCACGTGTACTGTGTGGACAACATCCTGGTGCGACTGGCCGACCCGGTCTTCATCGGATTCTGCGTGCTGCGGGGTGCCGACTGTGGAGCCAAGGTGAGCCTGCCGCCCCCTCGCGTCACCCCGCCCCTCGCGTCGCCCCCGCTCCCTCGcatcgccccgccccgcccctcgcgTCGCCCTCGCCTCTCCTTTCGGCCTGCCCTCCACGCCccgccctcctcccagcccctggccccgccTCCTCCTTCCCGCACGCTGGGCCCCGCCCCAGTCAGCCGTCCCCGCCCGTCCGGTCGTGGCCGCAGGTGGTGGAAAAGGCGTCCCCCGAAGAGCCGGTGGGCGTGGTGTGCCAGGTAGACGGCGTACCGCAGGTGGTGGAGTACAGCGAGATCAGCCCCGAGACGGCCCGGCTGCGTGCGCCCGGAGGGGGCCTGCTCTACAACGCGGGCAACATCTGCAACCACTTCTTCACGCGAGACTTTCTCCAGATGGTCACCAGGTGTGCAGGGCGACCAGCCGGGCCACAGGGACTGGGGGCAGACCTGAGCTGGGTGGGACTGTGGGGTGCGGTACGGAAAGGGTCTTGCGCTTAAACAAGCTGGAAGCAGCGGAGCGCTCCAGTATCTGGTACAAGGCTCTGCGGCCGAGTGGGCGTGGCCCTgctccgggggcggggggggggcgttgCCCGCAGGCACCACGTCCACCCCGTGGCTTGCCAGTCGCCACTGGGCTTGGGCAGGGATGTGGCCGATGGGGCCCAGCTCTCAGGCTGGGGTGCATGAGGATGCCTGGCCCTCCAGAGACAGGGCTCAGCCCCCACCGCCCTGTGCCTGCTGTGTCCATTTGTCCATCTGCCCACCTGCCCCGGCTGGCCGGGCAtgggggaggtgggctggggctCCAAGATGTCCTGTCTGAACTGTGTCTTTCCTCCCTTTGGCCTCCTGTCCTCTAGGGAGTTCGAGCCCTTGCTGAAGCCACACGTGGCTGTGAAGAAGGTCCCCTACGTGGACGAGGAGGGGAATCCAGTAAAGCCACTCGAGCCCAACGGGATAAAGATGGAGAAGTTCGTGTTTGATGTGCTCCCGTTTGCCAAGTTAGTGGAGAAATCATTcgttttttcctctttcccttccctgatTTGGTGGTGGTTCTGAGGCCCAGCCAGGCAGGGAAGTGGAGGCTGGGGGCTTCACAGTGGGAGTGCCCTTTCGCAGGGGGGAGCTGGGGGGCTGCAGGTGGGTCTCAGGGCAAGAAGGCTAGAGGAAGCAGCCCCTGGGGTGGGAGCACAGGGAGCGTCTGGGGCAGTTGGAGCCCTTGGGGTTGTGGACTTTGGGGGACACCCATGTTCTCTCCTGAGCCCTCCATCTGCCCCTGGCTGGGAGCTAGGAAGCTGTTTCCAGGCGAGGTTGCTGGGGACTCCCAGGGTATGTGGCCCTcaccctggggggtggggttggtggggaggggagggaagggaggactaAGGGCAGCTCCGGGATCTCAGAAACAATCAGAAACAAAGACTCACGTGGTGCCCGGGGGGCCCTCCGCAGCCTGCTGCCTGCAGACCAGACCCCCACGTAGTCCTGTCACCCGGCCTGGCCTTCACCTGCCCAGGACCAGGGTGTCTGGGCTGGGAGGTTGGGTCCCCAGCTGTCGTCCCCGCCTCCCCAGGAACTTCGTGGCCTTCCAAGTGCTGCGGGGGGAGGAGTTCTCCCCTCTAAAGAACGCTGACTCGGCTGAGAGAGACAACCCCTCCACGGCGCGGCGGGCCCTGCTCGCTCAGCACCACCGGTGGGCCCTGCAGGCGGGAGCCCACTTCCTGGACGCACACGGGGCCCGGCTCCCCGAGCAGCCCAGGTGAGTGTGGGCTGCAGGGTGCGACCCGAAGGACAGGATGTCAGGGTGTCGCGGCCCAAGTGCCAGCCCCAGGGCCCTGCTGGCTGTGCTGTGGTCTGAGCTGGGGTGGGCGCTTCCGCCCTGGCCCCACACCGAAGGCAGGtggctgtgtgcccagccctcaAGCTCTGCTTAGAGCCCCACGGGACATGGGGGTCACACCTTCCCTGCTCATCAGAAGCTCTGAAGCCAAGATCCAGGCGTGACATCCAGAAAGCGGCAGGCAGGTCATTTTTCGGGGTGTGGAAAGAATAAGACTTTAGGTGTCTCCTTCTGTGATTGTCAACGGCCGCCCCCTAAGCCTGGTTGCCTGGGCTCTGTGTGAGATGCCTGCGAGGGGCGAGGAGGGTTTTCCAGCCCAAGTCAGAGCCTGCCGCTCGGGTGGGGCGGTGCCCGGGGCCTAGCTGTCCGCGAGGAGGGCGGCGGGTGTGGTGGACAGCCTGGCCGGGCGGGGACTGGGCCAGCCAGCGTGGTGGGTGGTGCAGGGGAGGGCCCCGGGGTACGCACCCCCCGAGCAGATGGTGACAAGTGCACCCCCCAGCCCACCCGGCAGTGGAGAGCCTCCGGCCATCTGCGAGATCTCGCCCTTGGTGTCATACTCCGGAGAGGTGAGAGCCGCCAGGCCCATCTGGGGCTCTTCTGGGGTCGGGCTTGTGTGGTTGGAGGACGGGGGTGAGGTGGGAGCTTCGTGGGAGGTCACAGCTCTGCCTCAGTCGACCAGCGGGGTAAATGGTCCCTTAGTTGCAGAGGACTTTCCGAGATGTGGGCTGCGGTGAGGTGTCGAGAGGCCTCGGGGGGTCAGGGAGGACAAGCCAGGTTCATCGGAGCCTGGGGTTTGGGCCAGTGGGAGCTTCGCTGGGGCAGGAGACCTGGCTCCCCTTTCTCTGGAGAGTTCTGGCCTGCACTGTGGGAGGGCTTGCCCTGACCTGAGATCTCAGGACATCCAAGCCTTGTTCCTAGAAGCCTCTCTATCCCGCCCCTCGCTGATTCCAGGCTGACTTGGCATCTCACCCGGAGCCCAGGGGCTGGATACCTGATCATCATGACCTGCTTGTTTCCAGGGACTGGAGGTGTACCTGCAAGGCCGGGAGTTCGAGTCCCCGCTCATCCTGGACGTGGACACGGCCAGGACACTGCAGGCCTGACTCCCTCCTAGACCTGCCAGCTCCGGGGTCCCCAAGGCTGAGGACGCAGCCCCGGCCTGGGCTCCAAGGAGGAAAGCAGGCTGCTCTGAGTTTCTGGCTGCAGAACATGGACCACAGAAGTAAGCATGCTGGTTCACTCCACGAGGGTGGGAACTGTCCCGCCACCCGGTCCCCTGGACCCAAGTGACCCCAGGCCTGCTGTGGGCCCACTCGGCCTCTCTGGCTTTGCTCCTGCTGTGGGGTCCGGACCGCAGGCAGAGGGACTCAGGACCTTGCGCAGCGGGGCTCAGAGGAGGCTGATGGGGGGCCCGAGGGAGGTGTGGCGGCATCGGCTGAGAGCCGCACCGGCCtgtctgagctgagacctgacgGGGCAGGACGGGGCAGGACGGCGTGGTGGCTCCTCGGCCCCAGGCGAACCCGCGTGGTGAGGAGGAGCAGCAGCCGCCCCGCGCTCTTCTGCGGAGATGAGGACGGTGTCCTCCCCTCACAGGGCGGCAGGTGTGCAgcagctgcccctccctccctggcagCTGAACCTGGGGGCCGCAGCCCAGCCCCCTTCCGCGCCCGGCTGAGACCGACAGCGGGTCGGGATGGCTCTCCGGAAGCTTGGCCTGCACGCCTCGCACTGAGTGCTCTGGAGTTCCGCCCGAGGCCTCAGCCCCCAGGAGCCAGTGGGACCGGTGCCGATGCTGGAGGCTCCCGTGGTGGTCGATTAGTCTGGAGTTTAACCAGGAGGGGCGCGCCGTCCCCGCCCAGCCTGCCGGTGGCTTCTGACAGATCCCGGGGCTCACGCTCCGCCCCTGCtctctggggaggggtggggggcgcaGCCTCCGTATTTGGGGCCATGGCCCCCTTGCTGCACCCCCGCAGCCTGGCCGAGGCAGGGAGAAACCAGCTGGCTCTGGTCTCTTGCCCCTGGCGTGGCTGCTCGGGGTCCCAGTGCCCACTTCCCCGTCTGGAGGGCAGCACAGCGGCACCTGCCTCTTCCTGCTGCTGTGAAGAGCATCCTGAAACGCGGCCCGCTGCTTAGCCGAGGCCGCCTGCCCCCTTGCCGCCCCGCAGTCCGCGCGCGGCCATGCTTTCCCCGGGAAGGCTGCTGTCCGGCGGTGGGTCCGGAGGCGGTGATCCCTCCAGCGACTTGGAGTGGACGGGGGCTGCGTCCACGCCTCCCGGCCTGGGTGTGATGGCGGGGTCAGGGCCACGCCCAAGGCCCGCAGGACGACTTTGCATCCATCCAGGCTCTGCCGCGCTTTTCAAGCCTCAGAATCGAAccttgtgccttagtttccttctcCCCGCTGCTCCACAGGCAAGCAGAGGGCCTGGGGCAGAGGAGGGTCGCCAAGGGGGAGGCCGAGGTTGAGGCTCCCGCCACGGCCCAGGGGCTCCTCACTGCCACACCAGGACACCCAGCAACCTTTTTTGTACGCACGTAGAGTTAGTTGGGTAAACTGTTGAAGCAGCTCGCTTTcgaaaaacctttttattttcacGTGAAGTTTCACACATGGCACAGAGGGGTCCGGGGTACCCTGCACCGAGTTTCCTGCAATGCTCGCATCTTCCGTGATGCTAGGACACTGTGACCAGGAGACCCTGCTTGTGCCGAGTCCTTTCTCACAGGTGAGGCTCCCTGTGCCCGCTTTGCACTCAGGGAGCAGCCCGGTCGGTGGGTCCCTTCGCCACAAgggcctccctcctgctcccttgAGGGCCACACGCCCCCACCATCTCTAACCCAGACGGCCGCTAGCGAAGCAATTGAGTTGAAAGACGGCAAACCCTCGATTTTCCACAGAATGTGGGGATTTCCAATAAACACGAGGTGCTGTGATGCAGCCCGGCCTGGTGACCGCAGTTTCTGACCAACACGTGTGGGAGCAGCACCGGCTGTTCCGAGGGCTGCATCCATCCAGGGGCTGCAGCCTGCTGGGCCCTGTGGGAACAAGAGCCCACAGGCTGTGCTGACCCCGCTCTGGACTACCCAGGAATCTCCCCCATGCTCCGTCTAGCTCTTTCCCAGGGTCTCAGGGGAGCCCGAGGTGACCTAGTGGGTCTGGCACCCTGGGGGTGGGCCCAGAACATGCCATTTGAACCAGCTCCTGCGCCCTCAACTTTGACAGGCTGTGACTCACCTTCCTGCACATGCATTCTCCAGATGCCACCGTTTCCCTGGTAACTCATTGCGCAGGGTGGGGTGCATGAGGGCATCGCTGGAACTGCCAGCAGAGCTGTGTGTGGGAGAAGACCCGAAGAGACCCCAGGGATGACCCCTagaagggaaggggcaggaagggaggaagatcTTTCTGGAGCGGGTTCAGACAAGCCTAGGTGCTGAGCAGTAGGTGCGCGTGTGGGGGAGCCTCCTGAGGCCCAGAAATGCCACAGCTGAGAAGGCAGGAAGCAGTGGGCTCCCCACGGAGGGAGTGGGCAGCCAGGCCTGCAAAGCACCAGGGAGGGGCCCTGAGCTGAGGGAGGCCTGAAGGGGGACCTTGCTTGCCCCTGGGTCCCCCACTCATCCCTGAACAGGAGGAAGGCGACAGCCCAGCCAAGGAGACTTGTCACCACCCTGAACTCTGTTTCCTCCCATGGACTTCCCCACAAGTGAAACGTCCCCTTTTCTTCCGCAAAGTAATGGTCCTGTGCTTCTCTGCACTTGGCTGTGGTTAGCCATAGTTTGCACGTCCTGAATTCTaattcctctgctattcccaGATAAActcattttgctggtaaaataactagCTGCTTTACTTGTAAAGTGGACATTACTTGGTGTCCAGAGGTGGGGTCTGAAGGAGGCAAACCCTGGGGGCTGACAGCCCTGCCGCCACATGCCCTTGGCCAGTCTCCTCTGGTATTAAGGCCCTCCTTCTGGTTGAGCTCTCTGGCTTTATTTGGGATctatctgttctgtttttttgcaTGTGGGGAAGGCTCTGTCCTTTTGCTGAATACTTGTTCGTTCTCCTTATTGGAAATGTGCTGGAATTTTCCTAAAACTCCTTTGGGGTCGTGTTATTTAGGATCTTCTCTTTTGCTCTCGAGAAAACCTCTGAGAAATGCGGTCCcagtcatctcaatgctgtaagTGCGGTCCCTCTTCAGGAACCTCCGCTGGTTTCATGTTTAAAAACTATGGCCCCTTAACCAGAAATAATTCAGAACACTAGTGGCCATTGTGGGGAACTTTGGTTTTCCCCAAACTTGTTTGTCTCAGAAATCAACTCAGAAAGCCATGGCTCTGAAACTAAACAGACTGAGTGGgatggtttgttgttgttttttttttccccagcctgtgggatcttagttcctcagcccagggattgaacccatgctccctgcagtggaagcacagagccctgaccactggattgccagggaatttcTGGGatgcttattttaatttgtaCCTTGAGGCTTCCAAACATATCCAGGACTCTAAAATTGCCT
Protein-coding regions in this window:
- the UAP1L1 gene encoding UDP-N-acetylhexosamine pyrophosphorylase-like protein 1 isoform X3; amino-acid sequence: MASELDVRARLQRAGQEHLLRFCAELAPGPRAALLAQLEPLEPEALREHCRRAAAACARPPAPAPDLAARLRPLPPERVGSASGVAPQTRRLWEEEGFHQIALNKVAVLLLAGGQGTRLGVTYPKGMYQVGLPSQKTLYQLQAERIRRVEQLAGERYGTRCTVPWYIMTSEFTLGPTAKFFKEHDFFHLDPNNVVMFEQRMLPAVTFDGRAILERKDKVAMAPDGNGGLYCALADHQVLEDMERRGVEFVHVYCVDNILVRLADPVFIGFCVLRGADCGAKVVEKASPEEPVGVVCQVDGVPQVVEYSEISPETARLRAPGGGLLYNAGNICNHFFTRDFLQMVTREFEPLLKPHVAVKKVPYVDEEGNPVKPLEPNGIKMEKFVFDVLPFAKNFVAFQVLRGEEFSPLKNADSAERDNPSTARRALLAQHHRWALQAGAHFLDAHGARLPEQPRDWRCTCKAGSSSPRSSWTWTRPGHCRPDSLLDLPAPGSPRLRTQPRPGLQGGKQAALSFWLQNMDHRSSTLLQHVDD
- the UAP1L1 gene encoding UDP-N-acetylhexosamine pyrophosphorylase-like protein 1 isoform X4, which codes for MASELDVRARLQRAGQEHLLRFCAELAPGPRAALLAQLEPLEPEALREHCRRAAAACARPPAPAPDLAARLRPLPPERVGSASGVAPQTRRLWEEEGFHQIALNKVAVLLLAGGQGTRLGVTYPKGMYQVGLPSQKTLYQLQAERIRRVEQLAGERYGTRCTVPWYIMTSEFTLGPTAKFFKEHDFFHLDPNNVVMFEQRMLPAVTFDGRAILERKDKVAMAPDGNGGLYCALADHQVLEDMERRGVEFVHVYCVDNILVRLADPVFIGFCVLRGADCGAKVVEKASPEEPVGVVCQVDGVPQVVEYSEISPETARLRAPGGGLLYNAGNICNHFFTRDFLQMVTREFEPLLKPHVAVKKVPYVDEEGNPVKPLEPNGIKMEKFVFDVLPFAKNFVAFQVLRGEEFSPLKNADSAERDNPSTARRALLAQHHRWALQAGAHFLDAHGARLPEQPSPPGSGEPPAICEISPLVSYSGEGLEVYLQGREFESPLILDVDTARTLQA
- the UAP1L1 gene encoding UDP-N-acetylhexosamine pyrophosphorylase-like protein 1 isoform X2, producing MASELDVRARLQRAGQEHLLRFCAELAPGPRAALLAQLEPLEPEALREHCRRAAAACARPPAPAPDLAARLRPLPPERVGSASGVAPQTRRLWEEEGFHQIALNKVAVLLLAGGQGTRLGVTYPKGMYQVGLPSQKTLYQLQAERIRRVEQLAGERYGTRCTVPWYIMTSEFTLGPTAKFFKEHDFFHLDPNNVVMFEQRMLPAVTFDGRAILERKDKVAMAPDGNGGLYCALADHQVLEDMERRGVEFVHVYCVDNILVRLADPVFIGFCVLRGADCGAKVVEKASPEEPVGVVCQVDGVPQVVEYSEISPETARLRAPGGGLLYNAGNICNHFFTRDFLQMVTREFEPLLKPHVAVKKVPYVDEEGNPVKPLEPNGIKMEKFVFDVLPFAKNFVAFQVLRGEEFSPLKNADSAERDNPSTARRALLAQHHRWALQAGAHFLDAHGARLPEQPRDWRCTCKAGSSSPRSSWTWTRPGHCRPDSLLDLPAPGSPRLRTQPRPGLQGGKQAALSFWLQNMDHRRRQVCSSCPSLPGS
- the UAP1L1 gene encoding UDP-N-acetylhexosamine pyrophosphorylase-like protein 1 isoform X1 → MASELDVRARLQRAGQEHLLRFCAELAPGPRAALLAQLEPLEPEALREHCRRAAAACARPPAPAPDLAARLRPLPPERVGSASGVAPQTRRLWEEEGFHQIALNKVAVLLLAGGQGTRLGVTYPKGMYQVGLPSQKTLYQLQAERIRRVEQLAGERYGTRCTVPWYIMTSEFTLGPTAKFFKEHDFFHLDPNNVVMFEQRMLPAVTFDGRAILERKDKVAMAPDGNGGLYCALADHQVLEDMERRGVEFVHVYCVDNILVRLADPVFIGFCVLRGADCGAKVVEKASPEEPVGVVCQVDGVPQVVEYSEISPETARLRAPGGGLLYNAGNICNHFFTRDFLQMVTREFEPLLKPHVAVKKVPYVDEEGNPVKPLEPNGIKMEKFVFDVLPFAKNFVAFQVLRGEEFSPLKNADSAERDNPSTARRALLAQHHRWALQAGAHFLDAHGARLPEQPRDWRCTCKAGSSSPRSSWTWTRPGHCRPDSLLDLPAPGSPRLRTQPRPGLQGGKQAALSFWLQNMDHRTEPGGRSPAPFRARLRPTAGRDGSPEAWPARLALSALEFRPRPQPPGASGTGADAGGSRGGRLVWSLTRRGAPSPPSLPVASDRSRGSRSAPALWGGVGGAASVFGAMAPLLHPRSLAEAGRNQLALVSCPWRGCSGSQCPLPRLEGSTAAPASSCCCEEHPETRPAA